The proteins below come from a single Leptotrichia sp. oral taxon 223 genomic window:
- a CDS encoding HPr family phosphocarrier protein, with protein MASKTITMTNPTGLHTRPGGVFVAKAKEFESSVEVENEGKKVNGKSLLKLLSIGIKNGSKVTVHAEGPDADQAVEVLGELLATIRD; from the coding sequence ATGGCAAGTAAAACAATTACTATGACAAATCCTACAGGATTACATACAAGACCAGGTGGAGTATTTGTTGCTAAAGCAAAAGAATTTGAAAGTTCAGTAGAAGTGGAAAATGAAGGGAAAAAAGTAAACGGAAAATCTTTATTGAAATTATTATCAATTGGAATTAAAAACGGTTCAAAAGTTACAGTTCATGCTGAAGGGCCTGATGCTGACCAAGCAGTTGAAGTATTAGGAGAATTATTAGCAACTATCAGAGACTAA